ACACAGAAGTGTATTTAGACCCACGAAGATCAGCAACCGACGTCTTCAAACGCAGTTTCCAACATCCAGCAGCGAGATGCTAATATAAACTTAGAATATCCTGCAAGTCATAATGAGAGCATATCAGCTGACCAATTTAATGGAAGTAGCCATAAGCCTCAGTTGTTTTACCTTTCAAGAATTTAAGTTCAGTTCTTATTAAGGAAAATCTGGGAAGAGTCCTCGTACTTTCCGCTACTCCCAACATGGATTCCATTCTGAAACCAGTCCATGCAATGTATCCAAGCGTCTCAACCAATATCAAGAACTGCTAATTTCTCTTAAGAACAAAGCATGtcacagaaaaaaaggaatactTAGCCAGTCAAAACGCTCCCAAcaatattctttcaaaagctAGTGTTATACCAGATTTGACCAAACAATTTTCATGGattgtactcaaaattaatagCGTGATGACCACTTAAGAAAGGCTACAACTTCCTGAAACAAGCAAGCTCGTCAATAAGAAGTTGCAAATTTGAATGATGGACATCAACATTggggaaaaaatttaaattagccAGTGCTTCGATACACTATTTAAGAGACCATGACAAGGTTTGACTTAAGGAAAGAATCACCACCGTGTGAAGAGTTCACATTAACTTGGAAACATGGCATGTCTCTATTTAAAAAAGTTTTTCCGTGTCTTTAAGATGTCACATTTCAAAAAGGCacatactttttgaaaatgcaatgtCTACTTTTACTAACTGCTTTCACTGACATTAAAATTCACCAATAAAAAGAGATGGTGGTGAATATGTTTCGCAtagtttaataaataaataaaaaaaacaacagaaTTTCTCACTCAAACAGCTCTCAATTTTCCATTACGCATGGAAATGAGTCATATTCAACTCACTAAATGTATAAAATCTTAGACAAAATTCATCTTCTTATAgagaaaaagtgagaaaatgttATACAATGCTTATCTTATTGTTCCACCTTTCCATGACACAAAAGAAGGGTGCGTTCTTGATTGCAAAACACATTGAAGACATGCACATAGTTCATATGCAGCGTTAAACAAAAAACTAAACTCATTTTGCTCAATCCAGAAGTGCACAAATTTTAGTCCTAATGGAATTCTCTATCTCACATGCACTGTTCATAAGTCATAGCTTAAGAATTTTGCACATCTAAACCTTTATGACGAACTCTTCCAAGCACAAGATGAATGGTGACCAACTCATGTTTGGTTCAATCATCCTTGTTTGGGCTTGCATCTTAACTTGTTCAAAGGGTTTTGTTTGGTATTTAATGATCTTACATTGCACGTAGCATGTTTCTGAAAGGTTAATTTAAACATGAACCAAACGTGAAATTGAATGAGTCTTGCCCATTAAATCCTAATCCGGTTTATGGTGGTCTCGATTGCCTATCGTTTTCACCATAAACAGCATGAGCGTTCGATCCTTGAGATGACTGCATGTTTATCATAAATTGGAGCATTTCAGGGTACATTGGATTCCTCATATAAAGTGCATAGAACCAAAAGGAAAGGAGGTCCCCAAATAACATTTCTGGGCAACATTTCTGATGCCAATAATAATAGCATCATATgactaaaaaaaggaaaaagggagttAACCTAATAACATAATGACGCATGTTCATCTTATACTATTTAGGCCTATTCATCAAGGGTTGATCGAAGAGCATCTGATTCATGTAAAATGATTATTTAGTTTTAGGGAAAGGCCGACGccttagattaaaaaaagatgGTGGCTGTATATTCTTTATATATCAACTTTTTGCTCCATTAATTGAGTGGACATGGCTTTTTGAACGTAATCATCCACTGAAGACGGTATCATATCACGGAATGGACTTAGCTTAAAATCACAAGCTTATTTACTtgttcacaattttttttttttatttgattgtcGATTCTGGACACATGCATTAATGCAATAAAGCTCAACTTACAAGAAAACAAGGGAAGCTGTTTGCAGAAATGTTGCCATAGAAGACCTTTATGCTGTACCTGACAAAAGATGTATTTAGAGCACATAAATTGATGTGAAACAGtcttaacaatctccccctcacaCATTAGATCTTGAATTGGTGTAGGGACAACCCGTAACTCTCCCATGAGATTGTTGAGTCTAGATTTATTGGCAATTGGATTTTGATACCAGTGTTGGTTGGTCTTGAGCCTCTCTCACCTCATATACTAGCTCAAAGGAGGGAGGTTTTCTCTCACATTTATAAACCAACCACTAGCCTTTTCCATAATTGATGTGAAACAACCTCAATAAAATGAAACTCATCCTTCATCCATTGATGTTGCAATCACAATTTCATGCTATAgaagtatttttcaaaaagcataaCTAAGGATGAAGAATCCATCAGAGAATCTAGATAATTACCTCTTCCATCAGCAACATGACTATGCCTACAGAATTTCAGCTCAATAAATGGGATAAGCCCAGAACTATTTAACTACTAAAGCTAAACCACATTCTACAAGTTTGACTATCTAAGAAAACACAAGTTCTTGCATAACGTGGATGATGGAAGTGAGCAGGAGCACTCCTAGAGTAGaagttgttaaaaaaaaggATAGCTAATCCAAGATTGGGAATGGGAACAATGTGGTattccttcatttttctttacaaTATTGAGAGTGTGGATCACACGGAAGATAAGCATCATTTGGTCTTTGTCTATTGATAGGTATTTTCAATTGTACCGATCTGTCATTTCCGAGACAAATATGAGTGAGAAGGCTAATTTTCCATGGAGGCAATCTAGTAAAGGAAGTACCTCAAAGAGTGGCTTTCTTTCCCTAGAACAAGAAGGCTGTTTGGAATAGCATTTTGACAATCAGTAACAAGCTGAACGGCTTTGATTCTGGTCCTAGGCACTTTTGTCATTCTGCCCTACGGTTGTTAGGCACAAGGATGTTACGAACAATCATTAACTGTTGGTACTTTCTTGGCTGAGTTTTTTGCAGTCAAGAACAAGGTTGTTAGGAGTGAGATCCAACTTATTATCAATGAAGGCGTCTAAAGGATTGGATTGTAACATCAAATGGTGGACCGTAAGATCCCAGAAATCACACCAACGATACAAATATCTTGGATAGTCCTAGGAAGTTTGTTAATTATGAATGTCGCACGAcattaaaacttcaaaaatgGCGTGAATTTATAGTTTATTTACCACATGtacaagaaatattaatatttttgtcaCTTGAATATCGAATATACATATTTGAAGGTCAAAGTATGTCAAAGTTGGGTCAATGGGATCAATAGGATTGCATCAATCCGATGAATTTTCTTAGCTTAGGATTGGGACCATGTAAAGATCCTAGCTAGTTAAGGTCCTTCTTAAGATTCCAATCATTCCTTAAGTTTCAAATGAACTCCAGGCATGGATAAGAATGCATGCTAGCAAAagcaaggagaagaagagattgaaAGATTCCATTCCTCCAGTAATATTATTGctgatttaaagaaaagaatgtTAGATGCCTATAGAAGGAGCAAGACACAGCGTTTACTTCAGAACTCATTGAATTTTTTAGAGAGgtcatttattgaaaatcatttttcgcAGGGGTGGCGACCTTTAATAACTTTTTCACAAGTAATCTATCTTGTTCTTTCCAATAGAAAGTGTCATATTGCAATATTACTCTGACGCTCTGCCAACTGAAGTATATAAAGTACTTCCAAAATTAGGTGGGAAGAAGATGACTACATGTTTTTGATACGTGCAGATCAACCTCATATCCAAAGTTCAATGTCAGCCTCTCATCTCATTTTTTGGCAGTTCTTTAACCTTGACTATAGGATCTTCTAACCCTCAAGCCCATCACAAGTAAACAGAGAAGTTAATGACCCTATCAAGCACCCCgcataaattgaaatttctttatAGTCCACGTACAAACTGCGCCTCTTATAATAAACTCCTGAAGCAAAAATGACCAATATATTTACTATTGATCCAAACTTTAGAGAGGAAcaatatcaaaaaagtcataaacttattacattagtaccaatttagtcataaaccttttaattagactattttagtcctaaatctagCGCCAACCATGCCAAGTAGGAGGTCAGCATCGACATCAGTGACTTCAGCCTAAATTGACAGGATGggctgaattggtactaatattaaaatgtttaggactaaattggttaaattgaaaaatttatgactgaattggtattaatgcaatagatttagaacatttttggttattttCCCTGTTTTAGAGCTTAAGAAAAGGCCACCAATTGCTCAATGAGTCCGCCAAAAACATTAATCCCGGCAAATTTAGGTTTCCTCTTGTcaacctaaaaaatattagGTTAACTAAAGACCTTAAAGGTCCTTTCTTGGAGTAATCTTTAGCTACAGCAATGGTATACTGCCTCTCTCAATTACAGAGGATAAAAAGGAAACCTCTTCCTAACGATAAATGAAGTAAAACGAGCCAATGAACCATTGGAGAAAATAAAGAACCATGGGAAGAAAACACATCACAATTCTTTTCGCCTGAGCGTCTGTTACTCTCATTCAAAGAACTGACAACTGAGACAGAAGCTAATGTCCGGGCGACGACGATTTCCCTTTAATTGCTGACGAATGAGGCTTAAACATAGGCCCTCAAACATAGCCGACCCGACTCAGACTCAACCCAGACTAGACCTGATTTAGTCTCCAATTCCTAgcactttttcttcttaaattgtTGCTTTCGAAGAATGGGcgactttgtggattggctTGCTGAGACAATGAGAGGGCCCGAGTTGGCTTTGAGAGTAGGGTTATGGATGGTGGCGTGAAAATGGCGATGAGGTGAAGGGTGGtggaaacaaaatattatttggGTCAGTCCAGCCCAACCCATAGGTAAAGAGAAGCCGAGGTCTTTATCAAATTTTGGGGGCGTTATCTATATTATAttgtactattttttttttttgagtctcAATATTTTAGAACCAGTTGAAGTATATTTGGTGTAATTTAGTTGGtattttgtaaaattatttaaGTTTAATGAAgcttttatatttatgacatCAACAAAGGTGAAAATATTACAATGCTCATTTTTAAGTAATGAATCTCTAAGTAGTTTCCAGTGTACATATTCTTATAATTTGAGACATTTTTGTACACTGCATATATAGTATTGCAACattgtgattattttaattttttttttgcggtcGTACattaattggatttttttatatgtttttatgTCATAATATCTAATATAGGGCCGCTGACAAAGAGTATCAAAATTTGAATACTAATTACATTATTTTGCTTCTAATTCTTTTGTCAGGGTAACTTATGTGGGGAAAATAGCATACGTGTTACCTGATCTTTCGCAATTTATTATTTCCATGTTTGGCTTTGTTTAGAGTTTTAAATAGTGACCAGTCACCATATAATTAGTCATTAATTCATGAGCCTTTCCGATATTGTTTGCATCAATCACGTTCtctcatatatttgaaaaaagaaggaatgaatgaaaataaattttatttgctaGGAAATCGATTAATTACTTATGGCTTATAATTCATGTGTTTAATAATCAATTAATCTCCTTTTATTGTTCACGATAgctcattttattaaatataatgttTCAAtagtttagtaaaaatttacaAGCTCTTCCGTATTGTTTGCATCTATCGTGTTTATGCATAAATGCGAAAAAAGAACTCTCGAGTAAGGAATGAATGAAATAATATTGGATTTCCTCTTGttaggaaattaattaattacttatgatttttaattaatgtaTTTAAGTAATTAGTTTATCTCTTCTTATTTCtcctcatttcttcattttattaaaaataatgtttCAATAGTTAAGTAAACATTTGTGAGCTCTTTACATAGCCCCCAGGTCAATTAAtcatgttttatatatatataaagagagaATGCACAAGATTTGGACAAGCAACTATCAAAGTCTATCTATCCAACCATGTAATAATCCCaattggaaaacgttttccctcCTAATCTTCTTGAAGATACCGTTAACATGTGCTATAATGGACGTGGCGACAAACACTTTCTTAGTCAAGAAGCAAGGAATTCTTAAGTTGCCAACTCCTAGCGTTTGACATCTTCTTgggccaaattttatttaaaagaaaactcTCGACAACCTTCATGTCCCTTGTGTTTAGCTTCTTCTCTAAATAAAAAATGGTGGATATCCAATATGACCACTATATGACCACTATATAACCACGTAAAGTGAACTTCATCAAGACCCAACTTGCCCAAATACGATAAGGCCTCGTGACAGAACACACAATGGTCACCACCGGAGACACCGAACATGACCGAGTGAGCGAATTGAGAGCATTCGATGAGACTAAGGATGGAGTCAAAGGCCTTGTGGATGCCGGGATCACGCAAGTCCCCCACATATTTGTCCGGCCGCCTGACAGCATGGCCTGCAGTGAGGATCGCGTGGACAACCCAGTGATTAATCTAGGATGCGCGAATGCAGGCCCCGCCTGTCACAAGGAGACGGCGCAGAATATCGGGCAAGCATTGGAAAAATGGGGTTTCTTCCAGGTGATCAACCATGGGGTCCCTGAGACCCTCTTGGAGGAGGTGATGGGGTGGGGTCGCGCAGGTTCTTTGAGCAGGAGACGGAGGCCAAGAAAGGATTCTACACCAGAGATTTTACATAGAGGGTCCTACACAACAGCAACATGGCCCTTTATAATTCGGTAGCTGCTGATTCGAGGGACAGCATATTTTGCACCATGGGACCAGAGCCTCCCCAGCCTGAGGAGTTGACCGAAGCTTGCAGGTGAGCCGATGGCCTCTCTTGCATTTTTCACCTttcagaaaagggaaaattcatgaacaaattcgcaaattgaattgacaaagataGTTTGCGAAAGAATTGCAGTAGTTCATACAGGTGCAAGGCAACCGCTTTTCACTGTACAATACTTTGCAAGGCAACTGCTTTAATCAAGGGCTAAACTAGCAAGTACATGATACTTGAGTGATTCGCATACGTTTCCATTATAACTGTGGGAATAGGGGATGAACACTGAGGAAATGAAAGTGTCCAGTCCTTCGTTCGGCTGGCTAGAAAAAATGCTACCGCTGAATTTGTATGACATTTCCCACCTGAGTTCTGCTGCACATGTCATAGCATATAAGCTTGCATCGAGTCTCAATCAATGAGACGGATCAGTCAGATGACCCTCAATGATTGATCATTTTCACTGACGAGAACCTTGGAGGTGGTTGTTTCATTCTTTTTGGGCAGAAATAGGATGTTCCTCGGTGGTTGATTTTATTTGCATTCTAGCGATAGCGATACCAAGCTTTTGTTCCCAAATTGATACAGACCATTACACTTTCTGGTGTTCTCTGGGAATCTGTCCAACCATACTTTTACGGCATCGGTTTTCTGATGCATAAAAAATTCTCTGGCAGAGAAATGCTAATGTTGTACTCAAAGCAAGTGTGGAAAAGGACACTCGATCATGTGCCACTACTATCCGCCATGCCCCCAACCTGAGTTGACCCTGGGTGTGACAAAGAATTCGGACAATGACTTCCTCACAATTCTCCTCCAAGATCAAATTGGAGGACTTCAAGGGCTTCATGAGAACCAGTGGATCAACGTTCCTCCAATTCCTGGAGCACTAGTGATCAACATCAGAGATCTATTGCAAGTAAGTAGATTTAGCCAGATATCATCGTTCATCTCTGAGCTTCTCTGAAACCTTGTTTTGATTGGTCGACAAACTGCAATCCTCTTCTCGTCCTTCTTCTGTACTTTCTCATATGCTAAGCCAGTTAAAGAGCCCAACAATTTACCATGGCATCTTCCCTGTAGCAATAACATAATGTCTTCATAATCTGAACTTGACTAATCCAAACTTGATTCTAACTTAGTTGTATCATGCTAGCCTCTCTTTGACAGGTTCAAAATTGTCTAAATGAGAGGGATGTGTGTAGAGCACTTTTCACAGGAGCGGTCTATGTGGGTCCTAGAAATTCTGCAGTTTTCTGTATTCATCAACATGAAGATTGAAATCATTGCAGTATCTAGAAACTACATCTATTCATTCCTGACTAAAAATGATTCACTAATTGTTACATTCGCAGCTCATAATGAGCGACCAGTTTAAGAGTGTCAAGCACCGAGTTGTGGCAAACAAGAGAGGCCTGAGAGTGTCGGTGGCGTGCTTTTTCGGCCACACTCCCCAGCCATCTTCGAGGCTGTATGGACCCATCAGGAATTAACATCAGCAGACAACGCACCAATCTACAAGGAGACTACACCTCCAAACTACACTGCCCATTACATTTCCAAGGGCGTATATGGAACTTCTGCCCTTCCTCATTTCAAGCTGTAGACTCTGTAAACAGGAAGATGAGAAGATAACAGGCGGAGGATATTCATGGTATTAGGTGGGATTTCCCTTCATTAGCTCTATTAGTGGAGGGGCAACTTTTTTATGGGGTCTTCTTCATGTGtgtatttgaaaataaaagtcCATCCATATGTTCATCTACGTAAAACTACCAAAGAACAGGATTGCCTTTCTTCACTGCTCAGTCACTAATGCTTATATTGCTTCATTTGATAGCACCTACGCAACTCTCAAAAACAAAGATCCCTTTCAAACAAAAGCTGGACctgaaaaagaaacgaaatgGGGGGAGAGGAAGATTAACACATACCCCTCtcaaatggaaagaaagatGCTAGCTTTAGATAAACCTATGTTGAATGCTTGTATGTCAGTTAAAACACTAATCTACCACAAGAAAAATCTGCACTTTTGGGAACATTTATGTTTGGTTCAGATTCGACTTACACTATGTATATTGACGGCAAGGTTTAAAAGTGGAATTCTTGCCAGCCTTCAACTTGCTCAACGACAACCAGAATCAACCGCAAGGCAAAAATCTACGTACGCTTAGACGACAATTAATTGTCCTGTCATCTATGAATGGTCAACTCTGTCCTAACAGATATCTTATccataaattgcaaaacttgtGTACTAGCTACCTGGTCCCCCAAAGAATCAGCCATTATTAAACAGTATTGTCATTTTTCTAAGCAAGTGGTAGCTCATAAGCTATGACTTTCTCCTTCCATTTTTGTGGACCTCATTATTCTGAAGTCAAATGGATCCTCCCAATGTGATTGCACTCTTCTCTTATCTCCATCTCTCAGCTATAAAAGAAGAGCTGCTCATATCACGCATTGCAATGTCTCCCCAACATTCAATTCATAATTCAAGCTCATATCCAACAAATTCACATTCACATTGATATTGAATTgcagcacagagagagagagagagagaggaacaatgTCTACCATCGATTTGGCCTCGGGAGAGCAGAGCTATGACAGAGCGAGCGAGCTGCAAGCGTTCGACGACTCGAAAGCCGGCGTCAAAGGCCTCGTCGACGCCGGGATCACCGAAGTCCCCAGAATCTTCTCATCCGACCGGACGAGACATCTGAAGACAGCTCCAGATCGAGCGGCGGCACCGAGAATCTTAGCGTCCCGGTCATCGATCTCGACGGGATCGACCGCGACCTGGCCAAGAGGAAGGAGGCGATCGAGGGGATGCGGCGCGCGTCGGAGACGTTGGGGTTCTTCCAGGAGGTGAACCACGGGGTCTCGGCGGCCGCGATGGAGGAGATGAAGGAGGGGGTGAGGCGGTTCTACGAGCAAGACGACGAGGCGAAGAAGGCGTTCTACACGCGGGACGTAACGAGGAAGGTGGTGTACAACAGCAATTTCGACCTGTACACGGCGGCGGTGGCTAACTGGAGGGACACCTTCTTCTGCTACATGGCGCCGagcccgccgtcgccggaggaGCTGCCGGAGGTTTGCAGGTAACGTGCCGTCCATCCCGGAGTCGCCGATGCCATTTTCACCTGCGACGTTACAAAATATGTTGTTTTTCACAGAGACATAAAGTCACAAAGCCGCCTAAAGTCACAAAGCCGcctttttacctttgggatgactttcttttttaaatctaattctatTTCACTGAAATACCTAAAAATCTtaatataaaaagtaaattcagggataaatatattaaaaatcctaacatttttcatgaaaagtgtaatttaatcctaaaacttaaaaaaaattaagaaaatgtaaaaatgcataaagtcctaaaacttatcataaaagtacaattgaatcttaaactttcaaaaaagtgaaattaataaaaagacttgattaaaaattttgacaagttttatcacttaatagtaattttttaaagtaCTTTTGCAATAAGTTTTATGCCTTCCAATACATTTATTCCATAATTTTATAAGtggatttaatttaattgagtttcATGACTAAATTTGTAGGGAGATACTGATAGACTACTCCAAGCAAGTGATGAGCTTAGGTGGGTTGCTGTTTGAGCTCTTGTCCGAGTCTCTTGGGTTGAGATTGGGCCGCCTTCGGGAGATGGACTGTGCGGAGGGCCTTGTGGTCATATGCCACTACTACCCGACGTGCCCAAGGCCCGAGTTGACGATGGGGACGAGCAAGCACTCCGACAACGACTTCCTCACGGTGCTCCTGCAGGACCACATCGGAGGCCTCCAAGTCCTCCACGACAACCGTTGGGTCGATGTTCCTCCGGTCCCTGGAGCTCTAGTGGTCAATGTTGGTGACCTCCTACAGGCAAGTTTCTCTTGCCGTCTAATTTGATTCGACCGTATTTTTATATCTAACAATATTAGACGTAACATTTAACCACTTGCAAGTAACCCATCGGATCAATGAAAACGATGTTACCATGTCAATTGTCTTTAGGGGAAATAGTGCCGGACGTTAATTTCGAAGGGCATTGACACGGTTTGATATTGCCGAGTACAAAGTACCGGGTCAATTATCAAAACACCCGAAATTTATGTGAACAACATGGGTGATGTCTTGGGGATCCTGGGAGATACTCTTTGCCAAGGGATTTCTTGCTCTTGGCGAGCATTTTGGTAACGGGGTGGATGCTAATGATGTTTGTccctcttattttcttcctttcagcTCATAACGAACGACAAATTCAAAAGCGTGGAGCACAGAGTGTTAGCAAACCCGATGGGGCCGAGG
The window above is part of the Eucalyptus grandis isolate ANBG69807.140 chromosome 6, ASM1654582v1, whole genome shotgun sequence genome. Proteins encoded here:
- the LOC120294889 gene encoding 1-aminocyclopropane-1-carboxylate oxidase homolog is translated as MVTTGDTEHDRVSELRAFDETKDGVKGLVDAGITQVPHIFVRPPDSMACSEDRVDNPVINLGCANAGPACHKETAQNIGQALEKWGFFQVINHGVPETLLEEVMGWGRAAADSRDSIFCTMGPEPPQPEELTEACR